A window of Macaca thibetana thibetana isolate TM-01 chromosome 7, ASM2454274v1, whole genome shotgun sequence genomic DNA:
TCCGACCTCAGGATCCACTCTTCCAGCCCCTCACCAACCGGCAAGGGGTGATCTCTAGCAGGACCGGGCTGCCAAATGGACCAAAGCCCAGAAGAACCTGGGCCGGCCTGCAGCATCACCAGGTGCTGGCCAGAGCTCAGCCTTGACCCAAACCCAGGGAAACAGCGCGGCCCCCCACCAGGCTCAACGAGGCGCCATTGAGATGGCCCATTACTCAACAGTCGGTCTCAGTTAGGGCCATGGTTGGGATGCAATCCTTGAATCTCTGTGGCCTGAACCCACGGGCCCATTCGAACACCTCTCCAGGAAAAGAGAGCTCTCGTGTGACCCCTGGGGCACCCAGAGCACTGTGACACCCATCATGTAGCCTGGGCTGTCCTTCAGGCCAGACCTGCATACCAAGTCTCAGCTGGAAACTGCCCCACATGGGAATAAGGGGACACTTTCCTGCCTAGACCACAGTCACCCCTGTGAGGCATCAGGGAAGGCATTGTCTTGGGTCTGATTCCCAAGGAAGCCAGCCTCCTGGAGAAACCACCCCTCCCCAGTGGGGATTCAGTCGACTCCCTGAGGAAACTCTTCTTTCCCAAGGGCTGACCCTCAGTGACACCACGTGGCCTGGCTCATGGCCCACAATGCCAGCAGAATGCACTCACCTATGCGCATCAATGTCAGCGGGCCCACCTGGGCTGAAGAGCTCACTGAAATACAGAAGACACAAGAGGAGAACAGGGGCTCAGGAAGGAACAGCAAGGTGCCCTACCCCGGGGAACCGGAGAGCCAACACCAAGCCCACAGAGGGAGGCTGGGCTGCCTCATGTAGAAATGCAGAGACAGGGTAGAGCTCCCCCAAGATGCTGTTCAGGGCCTGGATTTCTCCAATCCAAAATACAGTACCCTGACAGGGACCTAGAAATCCCAGCATCCTCTTCCAAAATTCGCACCTAGGCTGGGCCTCAGCGTAATCCTATTGAGCATGATTTTTAAGTCATCACCTCTCTTCAGAACCATATAAGGTTCTCATCATTGACCCAACCCAGGGCACCAACCCCTCAACCCATGCCTGTATCCACTGGGACCCAGATGGGCTCACCAGAGCTCTGTGCAGGAGACCAGGACACCAGGAAGGGCCAGAGCTTCAGCTTTTCAGTGGCTGAGCACCCGGCTGAGGGACACTGTGTCAGGGCCAGCAGGCCCAAGGCAATTCTTCCTCCAGGGTCACCATCTGGAGGGGTGAGGGACAGGTGTCCAAAAAGGGCTTCACGCCTCCATGGGGAAAAGGGGCAGAGGGTGCTAGCTCACACATGCTCTCCCTCCATGGACTCATGAGATGAGATCCATGTAACAGTGACGGTCATGCATGTGAGGAACCCTTGGCCCTCCCTGCCACTGAACCCTGAAAGAACAGGGCAGATGAATCATGGGATTCCAGCAAGACGCCTAGGCTGCACCCAACTGTAGGACCCTGGAGCAACTCCACTGCCCACGCCAGCTCCCCAACACAACTCTGGGCCTTAATGGGAACactgggcagggccagggccaccaACCAGCTCATGGCAAACCAAGAAGGCTGGCCTGGACGCCATGCGCCACTGCAGACCTGGCGGTCACATAGCCTGCCTCTGGGCATGGAATGCACACATTCACGCACCCTCCATAAGCTCACACCAGAAATACCATCCTGGGGCCCCAGGGCCACGTGCCTTCTCTGGTGGGTCCCCATTCATGCACCTCACACCTCCCAAACACAGAGCTGGGCCACACTCTGCCAATCAGGGGCCACATaatgttttctcctttcctttggcTCAAGACCCCATCACCCTGGAGGTGACCCCATGACTCAGAGGCAGCCTTGGCAGCAAATTGCTGGGACAGGACCCTTCACAGTGGCCCTTCCACCACAGGATGCCACCCTTCTGGCCACTCCACTATGGGGAGGGGTGAACTCCAATGGGACCCGGGCTGCACCCTTGGCCCAAAGCCCACGATTCCCAGGGCCAACCATGAGGTGACAGCCAGAGCTCAGCCTTGACCCAACCCAACCGAGGCTGCACCACCTCCACCAGGCTCAAGGTGCCACCACCGGGATGGCCCATTGCTCCACTGCTCAACAGGGTCCGTCTCATTCAGGGCCATAGGTCATTCCTGACCCTTGAATGTTCAGGGTCTGACTCCGTAAGCCGGATCAGCCACACACTGTGCCCCTGCAAGCCTCAGGGACAGAGAGCTCCCATATAAGACTCCTGGCCCCGGAAGACCCTGGGAATGCCCTCATGTGGCCTGGGCAGTCCTCCAGGACTGACCTGTGCACCAAGTCTCAGCTAGGATCTGCACTGCATTGGGTTGAAGGAACCCTCTCCAGCCTGAACCTCTGTTACTTCCGCAGGGTTGCGGGGAAGGCATCCTTCTTGGGACCGATTTCCAAGGAAATCTCCCAACTGGAGAAACCATCCATCCCTGGTGGGGATTCAGGTCAGCTCCTTGAGGAAACCCTCATGACCTGAAGCGTGACACTCAGGGACCCCACCCCGGTCTGGCTCATGGCCCATGACCCCAGTAGGATCCATTCACCTGAGGCCCGGCCAGCATGGAGGTGACATCATAGCTCAGAAGCAGCCTGGACAGCAaatttctgagacaggatcttccACAGCAGGCCTTCCCACCTCAGGAGGACACTCTTCCTGCCACTCGACCACAAGGAAGGGGTGACCCCGATGGGACATGGGTCATCCCCTTGTCCCTAAGCCCACCAATCCCAGGGTGGGATTGCACCACCATCAGATGCTGGCCAGAGCTAGTCTCGACTCACCCTGAGGAAACAGTGCTGACCCGCACTTGGCTCACAGAGGCACCACTGGGATGGCTGATTGCTTAATAGGGTCAGTCCCATTCAGGGCCATGGGTTTGGTGTGATCCTTGAAACTCCACAGCCCAGCCCTATGGGCCGAATCACACACACCTCTCCAAGGTCAGAGAGCCTGTGCATGAATCTCTTGGTGCCCCAGAGCCCTTGCGTCCACCTTCATGTGGCCTGGCCATCCTAGAGGCCAGACCTGAGAACCAAGTTTCAGCGGGACACTGCCCTGCAGGAGGTGGAGGAAACCCTTTAATGCCCGGACCACCACAACCCCTGCAGGACTTCAGGGAATGTATCTTCCTTGGGTCTGATTCCTAAGGAAGCTGCCCTCCTAGAGAACCAATCCCAGGTGAGCATTCAGGAAGGCACCTAAGGAAACCCTTGCAGCTGAAGACTGATGCTCGGAAACCCCACACAGCCTGGCTCATGGGCCGTGACCCCAGCAGGATCCACTCACCTATGCCGGTCAATGCAAGGGGGTCTGCTGGGCAGAAGAGCTCACTGAAAGACACAGGGGAAAATGGGGGCTCAGGAAGGAGCCACCAAAGTGCCCCACCCCTAGGTAACAGCAGTGCTGACACCAAGCCCACATAGTGACCCTGGGCTGCCTCATGGAGGAGTGCAGAGACAGGGTTGGGCACCCTCTAGATACCCTCAGAGCCTCCATGTCTCTAGCCCAAAATACAGTGGATCTCACAGGGAACTCATAATTCCCAGCATCCTCTTCCAAcattctcacccaggctgggcctCAGCGTAATCCTATTGAGCATGATTTTTATGTCATCACCTCTCTTCAGACAATATAAGGTTCTCATCATCGACCCAACCCAGGGGACCCCCTCCCCATCAATGCATCCAGTGGGACCCGGATGTGCTCACCATAGCTCAATGCAGGAGATGAGGGCATCAGGAAGGGACCCATCTTCAGTGCACTGGGGCTGGGCACTTGACTGACAGACGTTGGCCCAGGGCAATTAGGTCCAATGCAAGTCTTCCTCAAGGTTCAACATCTGGGGAAACACGAGTAGGACAGGTGTCCAAACACAACCTCATCCCTCCATGGAGGCAGAAGGTGGGGTGTGGCGGCTCAGGGATGCTCACCCTCCATGGACCCATGTGGAACACTGGCCCGTCGCAGACGCAGGGTACCCTGTGCTCTCTCAGTCACCAATCCTTGAAAGGACAGGGCAGGCGGGTCACTGGGGTCGGGCAAGAAGCCCCAGCTGTGCCCTACTGCAGAGCCCATGAGCATCTCCACTGCCCATGCCGGCTCCACCACATGACCCCAGCATCATGCCAGGTCTACTGGGCACAGACCAGGGCCACAAAACAGCTCATTGCCAACCAAAGAGGCTAGCCCAGATGCCAGATGCCACTGCAAAGCTGGCAGTCACATATCCTGTCCCTGTGCACTGTGGGAACCCACCCACGTGCCCTATCACAGCACGTACTAGAGACCTGTACATGCCTGGGGTCCCAGGGCCACATGCTCTCTCTGGTGGGTCCCCATTCATGCCCCACACACCTCCTAACACAGAGCAGGGCCACACTTGGCTATTCGGGGGACACATGGTGACTTCTCCTTTCCTTGGGCACAAGACTCACCATCCTGGAGGTGACCCCGTGGCTCAGAAGCAGCATGGGCGGCATATTCCAGGGACAAGACCCTTGATAGCGGGCCTTCCACCTCAGGAGGCCACCCTTCCAGACACTTGCCCACAGGAAAGGGGTGAATTTCAGCCAAGGAGAGAACCTCAGCAATACGTGGACTGACCCCTTGGCCTAAAGCTAACGAGTCCATGGTCAGACTGCAGCAACACCAGGTACCAGCCTGAGCTCAGCCTTGACCCAAACCTAGGGAAATAGCACCGCCCCCTCCAGGCTCAAAGAGGTGCCACGGGTTGGCATATTGCTCAACATGGCCCATCCCATTCAGGGCAATAAGTCAAGTGCGATCCTTGAATATCTGCAGCTCAACTCCATGGGCCCTACCCAACCTTTCTCCATAGATGGAGAGCTCCTGTGTGACCCCATGGCATCCCAGAGGCCCTGTGGACACCCTCATGTGGCCTACACAGTCCTCGAGGTCACAGCAGCACAGGAAGACTCAGCTGGGAGCTGACTGGTGTGAGACTGAAGGAACcctctcctgcctggatgacTGTCATCCCCACAGGACTCCAGGGAAGGCGTACTCCTTGGGTTCGATTTCTCAGGAAGCCACTTTCCTAGAGGATCAACCCTTCCATCCCTGGTGGGTATTCAAGTCTGCTCCCTAAGGAAACCCTCCTGTCCTGAAGGCTGACCCTCAGCGACTCCACGTGGCCTGACCCATGGCCCATAGCACCAGCAGGATCCACTGACCTATGCCGCTCAATGCCAGCGTGCCCTGCCTGGGTGGAGGAGCTCACTGAAAGACACAAATGGAGAAGGGGGGCTCAGGGAGGAGCTGCCCTCATGCCCCACCCCAGGAAACTGGACCACCAACAGCAAGTCCGCACATGGAGCTTGGGCTGCCTCACGGAGGAGTGCAGAGACAGGGTTGTGCCCACCAGATGCCCTTTGGCCCTCTAGGTCTCCAGCCCAAAATACAGGGACCCTGATGGGGACTTCGGGATTCCAGCATCTTCTTCCAAAATTCTCACCTACGCTGGGCTTCAGGGTAATCTTATTGAGCATCATTTTTAAGTCATCACCCCTCTTCAGGACAATACAAGGTTCTCATCATCGACCCAACCCAGGACACCCTCCTTCCTGCACAGGCATCCGGTGGGATCCGTTTGTAGTCACCACAGGTCAGTGCAGGAGACCAGGTCACTAGGAAGGTCCCAAGCTTCAGCACACCAGGGGCCAGGCACTGGTTTTGGGACACTGGCCCAAAGACATTGAGCCCAACACAAGTCTTCCTCCGGGCTCACCACCTGGAGGGACAGGAGGAGGACATGTGTCCAAACAGGGCCTCATGCCTCCATGCCGCAAAGGGGTGAGGGTTACTCACGGGATGGGATCCACAGAGAACACAGACCTATTACGGAAGTGGGGCACCCTTGGCAAACCACACTTGAAATCAAAGCCTGGAGTCCCAGGGCCACATGCTTTCTCTGGCGAGTCCCCATCCATGTCCCGCACAGCTCCCCAAAACAGAGTCAGGCCACTTCGGCCAACCCTGGGCCACATAGTGTCATCTCTTTACTTAGGCCCAAGACCCTGCCACCCTGGAGGTGACCCCATGGCTCAGAAGAGGCCTGGGTGGCAAATTCCTAGGACAGGACCATCGACAGCGGGTCTTCCTACCTCAGGATCCACTCTTCCAGCCACTCACCGACATGCAAAGGGTGACCTCCAGGAGGATGTGGGCTGCTGACTTAGACCAAAGCCCACAAGTTCAAGGGCCGGCCTACAGCATCGCCAGGCAGTGGACAGAGCTCAGACTTGACCCAAACCCAGGGAAACAGCACCACCCCCCACCAAGTTCAAAGAGGCGCCATTGAGATGGCCCATTACTCAACACAGTCGGTTGCATTTAGGGCCATGGTTGGGATGCAGTCCTCGAATCTCTACAGCCTGACCCCACGGGCCCATTCGAGCACCTCTCCAGGGAAAGAGAGCTCTCGTGTGACCCCTGTGGCACCCCAGAGCCCCTGTGGCCGCCCTCATGTGGCCTGGGCCAGACCCGCACACAAAGTCTCAGCTGGGAGCTGCCCTGTATGGGACTGAGGGGACTCTTTCCTGCCTGGACCACCGTCACCCCTGTGAGGCATCAGGGAAGGCATGGTCTTGGGTCTGATTCCCAAGTAAGCCAGCCTCTTGCAGAAACCATCTCTCCCCAGTGGGGATTCATGTCGGCTCCCTGAGGAAACTCTTCTTTCCCAAGGGCTGACCCTCAGTGACACCACGTGGCCTGGCTCATGGCCCACGATGCCAGCAGAATGCACTCACCTATGTGCGTCAATGTCAGCGGGCCCACCTGGGCTGAAGAGCTCACTGAAATACAGAAGACACAAGAGGAGAACAGGGGCTCAGGAAGGACCCAGCAAGGTGCCCTACCCCGGGGAACTGGAGAGCCAACACCAAGCCCACAGAGGGAGCCTGGGCTGCCTCATGTAGAAATGCAGAGACAGGGTAGAGCTCCCCCAAGATGCTGTTCAGGGCCTGGATTTCTCCAGTCCAAAATACAGTGCCCTGACAGGGACCTAGAAATCCCAGCATCCTCTTCCAAAATTCTCACCTAGGCTGGGCCTCAGCGTAATCCTATTGAGCATGATTTTTAAGTCATCACCTCTCTTCAGAACAATATAAGGTTCTCATCATTGACCCAACCCAGGGCACCAACCCCTCAACCCATGCATGCATCCACTGGGACCCAGATGGGCTCACCAGAGCTctgtgcaggagaccagggcatcaGGAAGGGCCAGAGCTTCAGCTTTTCAGGGGCTGAGCACCCGATTGAGGGACACTGTGTCAGGGCCAGCAGGCCCAGTGCAATTCTTCCTCCAGGGTCACCATCTGGAGGGGTGAGGGACAGGTGTCCAAACAGGGCTTCATGCCTCCATAGGGGAAAGGGGGCAGAGGGTGCTAGCTCACACATGCTCTACCTCCATGGACTCATGAGATGAGATCCATGTAAAACAGTGACAGTCATGCATGTGAGGAACCCTTGGCCCTCCCTGCCACTGAACCCTGAAAGAACAGGGCAGATGGATCATGGGATTCCAGCAAGACGCCTAGGCTGCACCCTATTGTAGGACCCTGGAGCACCTCCACTACCCACACCAGCTCCCCCACACAACTCTGGGCTTCAATGGGACCactgggcagggccagggccaccaACCAGCTCACGGCAAACCAAGAAGGCTGGCCTGGACGCCATGCGCCACTGCAGATCTGGCGGTCACATAGCCTGCCCCTGGGCATGGAATGCACACATTCACGCACCCTCCATAAGCTCACACCAGAAATAACATCCTGGGGCCCCAGGGCCACGTGCCTTCTCTGGTGGGTCCCCATTCATGCACCTCACACCTCCCAAACACAGAGCTGGGCCACGCTTTGCCAATCAGGGGCCACATAatgtcctctcctttcctttggcTCAAGACCCCATCACGCTGGAGGTGACCCCATGACTCAGAAGCAGCCTTGGCAGCAAATTGCTGGGACAGGACCCTTCACAGTGGCCCTTCCACCACAGAATGCCACCTTTCTGGCCACTCCACAATGGGGAGGGGTGAACTCCAGTGGGACCCTGGCTGCACCCTTGGCCCCAACCCCTGATTCCCAAGGCCAATCATGAGGTGACAGCCAGAGCTCAGCCTTGACCCAACCCCACCGAGGCTGCGCCACCCCCACCAGGCTCAAGGTGCCACGACCGAATGGCCCATTGCTCCATTGCTAAATAGGGTCAGTCCCATTCAGGGCCATAGGTTATTCCTGACCCTTGAATGTTCAGGGTCTGACTCCGTAAGCCGGATCAGCCACACACTGTCCCCTTCAAGCCTCAGGGACAAAGAGCTCCCATATAAGACTCCTGGCCCCGGAGACCCTGGGAATGCCCTCATGTGGCCTGGGCAGTCCTCCAGGACTGACCTGTGCACCAAGTCTCAGCTAGGATCTGCACTGCATTGGGTTGAAGGAACCCTCTCCTGCCTGAACCTCTGTTACTTCCGCAGGGTTTCGGGGATGGCGTCCTTCATGGGACCGATTTCCAAGGAAATCTCCCAACTGGAGAAACCATCCATCCCTGGTGGGGATTCAGGTCAGCTCCTTGAGGAAACCCTCATGACCTGAAGCGTGACACTCAGGGACCCCACCCCGGCCTGGCTCATGGCCCATGACCCCAGTAGGATCCATTCACCTGAGGCCCGGCCAGCATGGAGGTGACCCCATAGCTCAGAAGCAGCCTGGACAGCAAATTTCTGAGACAGGAACTTCCACAGCAGGCCTTCCCACCTCAGGAGGACACTCTTCCTGACACTCGCCCACAAGGAAGGGGTGACCCTGATGGGACATGGGTCATCCCCTTCCCCCTAAGCCCACCAATCCCACGGCAGGACTGCACCACCATCAGATGCTGGTCAGAGCTAGTCTCGACTCACTCTGAGGAAACAGTGCTGAACCGCACTTGGCTCACGGAGGCACCACTGGGATGGCCGATTGCTTAATACGGTCAGTTCCATTCAGGGCCATGGGTTTGGTGCGATCCTTGAAAATCCACAGCCCAACCCCCTGGGCCGAATCACACACACCTCTCCAAGGTCAGAGAGCCTCTACATGAACCTCTTGGTGCCCAAGAGCCCATGTGTCCCTCTTCTTGTGGCCTGGCCATCCTAGAGGCCAGACCTGAGGACCGAGTCTCAGTGGGACACTGCCCGGCATGAGGTGGAGGAAACCGTTTAATGCCTGGACCACCACAACCCCTGCAGGGCTTCAGAGAATGTATCCTCCTTGGGTCTGATTCCTAAGGAAGCTGCCCTCCTAGAGAACCAATCCCAGGTGGGCATTCAGGAAGGCTCCCAAGGAAACCCTTGCAGCTGAAGACTGATGCTCGGAAACCCCACACAGCCTGACTCATGGGCCATGACCCCAGCAGGATCCACTCACCTATGTCGGTCAATGCCAGGGGGTCTGCTGGGCAGAAGAGCTCACTGAAAGACACAGGGGAAAATGGGGGCTCAGGAAGGAGCCACCAAAGTGCCCCACCCCTAGGTAACAGCAGCGCTGACACCAAGCCCACATAGTGACCCTGGGCTGCCTCATGGAGGAGTGCAGAGACAGGGTTGGGCACCCTCCAGAtgccctcagagcctccaggtcTCCAGCCCAAATTACAGTGGATCTCACAGGGAACTCATAATTCCCAGCATCCTCTTCCAAcattctcacccaggctgggcctCAGCGTAATCCTATTGAGCATGATTTTTATGTCATCACCTCTTTCCAGACAATATAAGGTTCTCATCATCGACCCAACCCAGGGCACCCCCTCCCCATCAATGCATCCAGTGGGACCCGGATGTGCTCACCATAGCTCAATGCAGGAGACGAGGGCATCAGGAAGGGCCCCATCTTCAGTGCACTGGGGCTGGGCACTTGACTGACAGACGCTGGCCCAGGGCCATTGGGTCCAATACAAGTCTTCCTCAAGGTTCAACATCTGGGGAAACAGGAGTAGGACAGGTGTCCAAACACAACCTCATCCCTCCATGGAGGCAGAAGGTGGGGTGTGGCAGCTCAGGGATGCTCACCCTCCATGGACCTATGTAGTGGGATCCATGTAGAACACTGACCCGTCGCAGACGCAGGGCACCCTGTGCTCTCTCAGCCACCAATCCTTGAAAGGACAGGGCAGGCGGGTCACTGGGGTCGGGCAAGAAGCCCCAGCTGTGCCCTACTGCAGAGCCCATGAGCATCTCC
This region includes:
- the LOC126959063 gene encoding uncharacterized protein LOC126959063 isoform X13, giving the protein MLMGSAVGHSWGFLPDPSDPPALSFQGLVAERAQGALRLRRASVLHGTNHIGPWRMLNLEEDLYWTQWPWASVCQSSAQPQCTEDGALPDALVSCIELCELFCPADPLALTDIDGDPGGRIALGLLALTQCPSAGCSATEKLKLWPFLVSWSPAQSSVSSSAQVGPLTLMRIAWRKTCIGPNGPRPVAISQVPTLVC
- the LOC126959063 gene encoding uncharacterized protein LOC126959063 isoform X6, with protein sequence MLMGSAVGHSWGFLPDPSDPPALSFQGLVAERAQGALRLRRASVLHGTNHIGPWRMLNLEEDLYWTQWPWASVCQSSAQPQCTEDGALPDALVSCIELCELFCPADPLALTGIDGDPGGRIALGLLALTQCPSAGCSATEKLKLWPFLVSWSPAQSSVSSSAQVGPLTLMRIAWRKTCIGPNGPRPVAISQVPTLVC
- the LOC126959063 gene encoding uncharacterized protein LOC126959063 isoform X3, which encodes MLMGSAVGHSWGFLPDPSDPPALSFQGLVAERAQGALRLRRASVLHGTNHIGPWRMLNLEEDLYWTQWPWASVCQSSAQPQCTEDGALPDALVSCIELCELFCPADPLALTDIDGDPGGRIALGLLALTQCPSIGCSAPEKLKLWPFLMPWSPAQSSVSSSAQVGPLTLTHIGGEPGGRLVLGSMSLGQCPKTSAWPLVC